From a single Clostridium isatidis genomic region:
- the rapZ gene encoding RNase adapter RapZ, which yields MRFIIVTGLSGAGKTEATRSLEDMGYFCVDNLPPKLIPKFAEACIQSDGKINKVALVIDIRGGIFFDDLFESLNYLKEQDFKYEILFLDSSDEVLVKRFKETRRSHPLAPRGRVIAGINEERKKLREVKDRADIIIDTSKYAIKDLREEMNKHYGDSKQPRKNLSITILSFGFKHGIPVDSDLVFDVRFIPNPFYIPSLKPYSGNDKPVKEYVLEQEETKNFLTKVEDMLEFLIPCYKKEGKRQLIISIGCTGGRHRSVAIANAIYEKLLNKNYNVSIEHRDIKEDVHQGARKL from the coding sequence ATGAGATTTATAATAGTTACAGGTTTATCGGGAGCAGGCAAGACAGAAGCAACAAGAAGTCTTGAAGATATGGGATATTTTTGTGTAGATAATCTTCCACCTAAATTGATACCTAAATTTGCAGAAGCGTGTATACAAAGTGATGGAAAAATTAATAAAGTTGCTTTAGTAATAGATATAAGAGGCGGAATTTTCTTTGATGATTTATTTGAAAGCTTAAATTATTTAAAAGAGCAAGATTTTAAATATGAAATTTTATTTTTAGATTCATCAGATGAAGTTTTAGTAAAAAGATTTAAAGAAACAAGAAGAAGCCATCCCCTAGCACCTAGAGGAAGAGTTATAGCTGGAATTAATGAAGAAAGAAAAAAATTAAGAGAAGTCAAAGATAGAGCAGATATAATAATAGATACTTCTAAATATGCAATTAAAGATCTTAGAGAAGAAATGAATAAACATTATGGAGATTCAAAGCAACCAAGAAAAAATCTGTCAATAACTATATTAAGTTTTGGTTTTAAACATGGAATACCAGTTGATTCAGATCTTGTATTTGATGTTAGATTCATACCGAATCCGTTCTATATACCATCCCTTAAGCCATATTCAGGAAATGATAAGCCGGTAAAGGAATATGTATTAGAACAGGAAGAAACTAAGAACTTTTTAACAAAGGTTGAAGATATGCTGGAATTTTTAATTCCTTGTTATAAAAAAGAAGGAAAAAGACAATTAATTATCTCGATTGGATGTACTGGAGGAAGACATAGATCAGTTGCTATAGCAAATGCAATATATGAAAAATTATTGAATAAAAATTATAACGTTTCTATAGAGCATAGAGATATTAAAGAGGATGTACATCAAGGAGCAAGGAAACTATGA
- the whiA gene encoding DNA-binding protein WhiA, with protein sequence MSFSSKVKGEVCRYSELTKEKALAEISAIMKVSGTITFSGSGLSFRITTENPASARHIFSLLKDYFNIHSKLMVKKSSSLKKNNIYMVVIDESMGVKDLLRKTGILREVDGVLTLDYRIDEEMVKTDELKRYYIRGAFLGGGSISNPEKTYHLEFVTHSEEYARDLSKLINSFGLNTKVIQRKNSYIVYLKEGEQISNLLGILGAHTSLLELENIRIMKEMRNNVNRLVNCETANLSKTVNAAVRQVESIKLIQREIGLQRLPQNLREIAELRLNYPDESLKELGEMLDPPVGKSGVNHRLRKIEKIAEEIRSGNY encoded by the coding sequence ATGTCGTTTTCATCAAAAGTAAAGGGAGAAGTTTGCAGATATTCAGAATTAACGAAAGAAAAAGCCTTAGCAGAAATATCTGCAATAATGAAAGTTAGTGGAACTATAACCTTTAGTGGCTCTGGGTTATCTTTTAGAATAACTACAGAAAACCCAGCTTCTGCAAGGCATATTTTTAGTTTATTAAAAGATTATTTTAACATACATTCAAAATTAATGGTTAAGAAGAGCAGTTCCTTAAAAAAGAATAATATATATATGGTTGTTATAGATGAAAGTATGGGAGTAAAAGATCTTTTAAGAAAGACAGGAATATTAAGGGAAGTTGATGGTGTATTAACCTTAGACTATAGAATAGATGAAGAAATGGTAAAAACAGATGAACTTAAAAGATACTATATTAGAGGTGCTTTTTTGGGTGGAGGAAGTATTAGCAACCCTGAAAAAACCTATCATTTAGAATTTGTAACTCATAGTGAAGAATATGCCAGAGATTTATCTAAATTAATTAATTCCTTCGGATTAAATACAAAAGTAATACAAAGAAAAAACAGCTATATAGTCTATTTAAAAGAAGGAGAACAAATATCAAATTTGTTAGGGATTTTAGGAGCTCATACTTCATTACTAGAATTAGAAAATATAAGAATAATGAAGGAAATGAGAAATAATGTAAATAGGCTAGTAAATTGCGAAACGGCAAATTTAAGCAAAACAGTAAATGCTGCAGTAAGGCAAGTTGAAAGTATAAAGTTAATTCAAAGGGAAATAGGTCTTCAAAGATTACCACAAAACTTAAGAGAAATAGCAGAGTTAAGATTAAACTATCCAGATGAGTCTTTAAAGGAACTAGGAGAAATGCTAGATCCTCCAGTTGGCAAATCAGGAGTTAATCATAGATTAAGAAAAATAGAAAAAATAGCAGAAGAGATTAGATCGGGAAACTATTAA
- a CDS encoding gluconeogenesis factor YvcK family protein gives MKFYEWLKPGLKVKRWFFFGIFGVLLIAFGFTELAIRRVYDYYYKLFYIFLNITGILVITISVMEITKSIIRINNKRQVNISLNSRKIENLIDEKRLLVKGPKIVTVGGGTGLSTMLRGLKYYTSNITAIVTVGDDGGGSGDLREDLGMLPPGDIRNCILALADTEPLMEDLLQYRFKDGRLKNQSFGNLFLAAMNGISDNFEHAVQKMSSVLAVTGRVLPVTLEDMKLIAELDNGNRVEGESQIPEEALRQNSRIKKISIEPQNAKPLDDAIKAIEEADAIVLGPGSLYTSIIPNLLVKNIAESIRKSDAIKIYISNIMTQPGETDGFKASDHIKVLRKYGGRNIVDYVIANNGDIPTEIKEKYALDNSSLVELDKKEVKKLGVEIIEEPLAKIEKGYVKHDSEKLGEVIVDTIMEKKLLYDRKKIIEYMYVSKKIKEKEKRNKRNQ, from the coding sequence ATGAAGTTTTATGAGTGGTTAAAACCAGGCCTAAAGGTAAAGAGATGGTTTTTCTTTGGAATATTTGGTGTTTTACTAATTGCTTTTGGATTCACAGAACTTGCTATTAGAAGGGTTTATGATTATTATTATAAATTATTTTATATATTTCTTAATATAACAGGAATTCTTGTAATAACCATATCAGTTATGGAAATAACTAAATCAATAATCAGAATAAATAATAAAAGGCAAGTCAATATTTCTTTAAATAGTAGAAAGATAGAAAATCTTATTGATGAAAAGAGGTTATTAGTAAAGGGCCCTAAAATAGTAACAGTAGGAGGAGGAACAGGACTTTCTACAATGCTAAGAGGATTGAAATATTATACCTCTAATATTACTGCTATAGTTACAGTTGGTGATGATGGTGGAGGTTCAGGAGATTTAAGAGAAGATTTAGGAATGCTTCCTCCTGGAGATATAAGAAACTGTATTTTAGCTTTAGCAGATACAGAGCCATTGATGGAAGATCTACTTCAATATAGATTTAAAGATGGAAGACTTAAAAATCAAAGCTTTGGAAATTTGTTTTTAGCTGCTATGAATGGAATAAGCGATAATTTTGAGCATGCAGTTCAGAAAATGAGTTCGGTTTTAGCTGTAACAGGAAGAGTATTGCCTGTTACTTTAGAGGATATGAAGTTAATTGCAGAGCTTGATAATGGAAATAGGGTGGAGGGTGAATCTCAAATACCTGAAGAAGCTCTAAGGCAAAATTCAAGAATTAAAAAAATTAGTATAGAACCTCAAAATGCAAAACCTTTAGACGATGCAATTAAAGCAATTGAGGAGGCGGATGCTATAGTTTTAGGACCAGGAAGTTTGTACACAAGTATTATCCCTAACTTATTGGTGAAAAATATAGCTGAAAGTATAAGAAAAAGTGATGCAATAAAAATATATATTTCAAATATAATGACACAGCCTGGAGAAACAGATGGCTTTAAGGCATCGGATCATATAAAAGTATTAAGAAAATATGGCGGACGAAATATTGTCGACTATGTTATTGCTAACAACGGTGATATACCAACAGAAATTAAGGAAAAGTATGCTTTAGATAATTCAAGTTTAGTTGAATTAGATAAAAAGGAAGTAAAAAAATTAGGAGTTGAAATAATAGAAGAGCCTTTAGCAAAAATAGAGAAGGGCTATGTGAAGCATGATTCTGAAAAATTAGGAGAAGTTATTGTTGATACAATAATGGAGAAGAAGCTTTTATATGATAGGAAAAAGATTATAGAATATATGTATGTTTCTAAAAAGATTAAGGAAAAGGAAAAAAGAAATAAAAGAAATCAATGA
- a CDS encoding DNA polymerase III subunit alpha codes for MEKQFTHLHLHTGYSLLDGSGKVKDIISRAKELGMKSIAITDHGVMYGCVAFYKEAVAQGIKPIVGCEIYVAAKSMDIKVNDKENSTHHLVLLVKNDEGYRNLMRITSEASIRGFYYKPRVDHEFLRKHSEGLIALSACLGGEVQSWILKDNYEKAKETALLYKDIFKEGFYLEIQNHGMEEQKKVIDWNIKISKETGIPLVATNDVHYIYQKDYEAHDVLMCIQTGKTIDDTNRRRYPSDQFYLKSQEEMWDIFSFVPEALKNTTKIAEECNFNYEFHVSKLPKFPVPEGIKPYEYLRNICYSGLIERYDVFKDFLNKPLNVDEFMNYYKENEKAYGYIERLEHELSIINQMGYVDYFLIVWDFIRFARENGIPTGPGRGSAAGSIVAYTLGITKIDPIKYNLLFERFLNPERVSMPDIDSDFCYERRQEVIDYVVEKYGIDNVSQIITFGTMAARACIRDVGRAMNYSYAEVDRIAKMIPSMLNITIDKALEINPELKEAYNNEERVKALIDVSRSLEGLPRHSSTHAAGVVIASKPLVEYVPLQKNEDSIVTQFDMTTLEELGLLKMDFLGLRTLTVINDAVKMIKENKGIDLDLDKIDFEDQNVYKMFGEGKTAGVFQFESPGMTAFMKELKPDSIEDIIAGNSLYRPGPMAEIPNYIEGKKNPDKIKYITPELEDILDVTYGVIVYQEQVMQIVMKLAGYSMGRSDLVRRAMSKKKHKVMEEERKNFIYGIVKEDGTVEVPGCLRNGISEEAANKIFDQMMDFASYAFNKSHAAAYAVVSYQTAYLMKYYPVETIAAMLNSVMGTSEKVANYINFAESLGIEVLPPDINESYSKFTVKGDKIRFGLAAIKNVGYNVVESIVYSRNKKGAFESLMDFINKIDLSAVNKRAIESLIKAGALDCFKVFRSRLLAVYEKLMDGVSSEKKRNIDGQISLFALDEDIIEAPEVNYPNIKEFSKKNLLAMEKEMTGLYLSGHPLDEYTYSLKVQTTTDIEKIFKSHEIIQEAYGHIEVPDNIIHDDERVILGGILTSVNQKITRNNTMMAFLQLEDLTGTIEVIVFPKTLDKVRELIKEDSLVVIKGRISIKEDEAPKLICETIEPLEKVNSTKVYIRVDNVNLAKAFIKEARGIPEEYKGDTAIYIFTSNDRKQYRAPRDIWINIDSDVISYLKELVGENNVKLVE; via the coding sequence ATGGAAAAGCAATTTACTCACTTACATCTTCATACTGGCTATAGTTTGCTTGATGGCTCTGGAAAAGTAAAGGATATAATAAGCAGAGCTAAAGAATTAGGAATGAAGAGCATAGCTATAACAGATCATGGAGTTATGTATGGATGTGTGGCTTTTTATAAAGAGGCTGTTGCCCAAGGGATCAAGCCTATAGTGGGATGTGAAATATATGTTGCAGCTAAGTCTATGGATATCAAGGTAAATGATAAGGAAAACAGCACCCATCATTTAGTTTTATTAGTTAAGAATGATGAGGGGTATAGAAACCTTATGAGAATAACATCAGAAGCTTCTATTAGAGGTTTTTATTATAAACCAAGGGTTGACCATGAGTTTTTAAGAAAACACAGCGAGGGACTAATAGCATTAAGTGCCTGCTTAGGTGGAGAGGTTCAATCTTGGATACTTAAGGATAATTATGAAAAGGCTAAAGAAACAGCTCTTCTATACAAAGATATTTTTAAAGAGGGGTTTTATTTAGAAATTCAAAATCATGGCATGGAAGAGCAAAAAAAGGTTATAGACTGGAATATAAAAATATCAAAGGAAACAGGAATACCATTGGTTGCGACGAATGATGTACATTATATATATCAAAAAGATTATGAAGCTCATGATGTACTTATGTGTATTCAAACAGGAAAAACAATAGATGACACTAATAGACGAAGATATCCCTCAGACCAATTTTACTTAAAGTCTCAAGAAGAGATGTGGGATATTTTCTCTTTTGTACCAGAAGCCTTAAAAAATACAACTAAAATAGCAGAAGAATGCAACTTTAATTACGAATTTCATGTTTCAAAACTTCCTAAATTTCCAGTTCCAGAAGGTATAAAACCTTATGAATATTTAAGAAATATTTGTTATTCTGGATTAATAGAAAGATATGATGTTTTTAAGGACTTCCTGAATAAACCATTAAATGTTGATGAGTTTATGAATTATTATAAAGAAAATGAAAAGGCTTATGGATATATTGAGAGATTAGAGCATGAACTATCAATAATTAATCAAATGGGATATGTTGACTACTTCTTAATAGTTTGGGATTTTATTAGATTTGCAAGAGAAAATGGAATTCCAACAGGACCAGGTAGAGGATCTGCTGCAGGATCAATAGTAGCCTATACTTTAGGAATAACAAAGATAGATCCGATAAAATACAATTTGCTTTTTGAAAGATTCTTAAATCCAGAAAGAGTGAGTATGCCGGATATTGATTCGGATTTTTGTTATGAAAGAAGACAGGAAGTTATTGATTATGTTGTTGAAAAGTATGGAATAGATAATGTTTCACAGATAATAACCTTTGGAACAATGGCTGCAAGGGCTTGTATAAGAGATGTAGGAAGGGCAATGAATTATTCTTATGCAGAAGTAGATAGAATAGCTAAAATGATTCCTTCAATGCTTAATATAACAATAGATAAAGCTTTAGAAATAAATCCAGAATTAAAGGAAGCTTATAATAATGAAGAAAGAGTTAAGGCTCTAATTGATGTAAGCAGATCTTTAGAAGGACTTCCAAGACACTCATCAACACATGCAGCAGGCGTTGTAATAGCATCAAAACCATTGGTTGAATATGTACCCCTTCAAAAAAATGAGGATTCTATTGTTACCCAATTTGATATGACAACTTTAGAAGAGTTAGGTCTTTTAAAGATGGATTTCTTGGGATTAAGAACATTAACAGTTATAAATGATGCAGTGAAAATGATAAAAGAAAATAAGGGGATAGACCTAGATTTAGATAAAATAGACTTTGAAGATCAGAATGTATATAAAATGTTTGGAGAGGGAAAGACAGCAGGTGTTTTTCAATTTGAATCTCCAGGAATGACTGCATTTATGAAGGAATTAAAACCTGATTCTATAGAAGATATCATAGCTGGTAATTCTTTATATAGACCAGGTCCTATGGCAGAAATTCCTAACTATATAGAAGGAAAGAAAAATCCAGATAAGATTAAATATATTACTCCAGAACTTGAAGATATTTTGGATGTCACTTATGGTGTTATAGTATATCAAGAGCAAGTTATGCAGATAGTTATGAAGCTTGCTGGTTATTCAATGGGAAGAAGTGACCTAGTTAGAAGAGCCATGTCCAAGAAAAAACATAAAGTTATGGAGGAAGAAAGAAAGAACTTTATTTATGGTATTGTAAAGGAAGATGGAACTGTAGAGGTTCCAGGATGCTTAAGAAATGGGATTTCAGAAGAAGCTGCAAATAAAATCTTTGATCAGATGATGGACTTTGCAAGTTATGCCTTCAATAAATCTCATGCTGCAGCTTATGCAGTAGTTAGTTATCAAACTGCATATTTAATGAAATACTATCCGGTAGAAACCATTGCAGCAATGCTTAATTCTGTTATGGGAACAAGTGAAAAGGTTGCTAATTATATAAATTTTGCAGAAAGTTTAGGAATAGAAGTTTTACCTCCAGATATTAATGAAAGTTATTCAAAATTCACCGTTAAAGGAGATAAAATAAGATTTGGATTAGCAGCTATAAAAAATGTTGGTTACAATGTAGTAGAGTCTATAGTATATTCAAGAAATAAAAAAGGTGCTTTTGAATCTTTAATGGATTTTATTAATAAAATAGACTTATCTGCAGTTAATAAAAGGGCTATAGAAAGCTTAATTAAGGCAGGAGCTTTAGATTGTTTTAAAGTATTTAGATCAAGATTATTAGCAGTCTATGAAAAATTAATGGATGGAGTTTCAAGTGAAAAGAAACGTAATATAGATGGTCAAATAAGTCTCTTTGCTTTAGATGAAGATATAATAGAGGCACCAGAAGTTAATTATCCTAATATAAAAGAGTTTTCTAAAAAGAATCTTTTAGCAATGGAAAAAGAAATGACAGGATTATATTTATCTGGTCATCCGCTAGATGAGTATACTTATAGCCTTAAAGTGCAAACTACAACTGATATAGAAAAAATATTTAAATCTCATGAGATAATACAAGAAGCTTATGGACATATAGAAGTTCCAGATAATATAATTCATGATGATGAAAGAGTTATTCTTGGAGGTATTTTAACTTCTGTAAATCAGAAGATAACAAGAAATAATACTATGATGGCATTTTTACAACTAGAAGATTTAACAGGAACTATAGAAGTTATAGTATTTCCTAAAACCTTAGATAAGGTAAGAGAACTTATAAAGGAAGATAGCTTAGTTGTTATAAAAGGAAGAATAAGCATTAAAGAAGATGAAGCTCCTAAGCTTATATGTGAAACTATAGAACCATTAGAAAAGGTTAATTCCACAAAGGTTTATATCAGAGTTGATAATGTAAATTTGGCAAAGGCTTTTATTAAAGAAGCAAGAGGAATTCCTGAAGAGTATAAAGGAGATACTGCAATTTACATATTTACTTCAAATGACAGAAAGCAATATAGAGCTCCAAGAGATATTTGGATAAACATAGATTCAGATGTAATTAGTTATCTTAAGGAACTTGTAGGAGAAAATAATGTTAAGTTAGTTGAATAG